AAGCGGGCGCGCCGGCGCGCGAGACGGCACCGGCGGCAAGCGCGGCGGGGCCGGCCATGAAGCGGTCGCTGAAGATCTGGCGGTGAAATTCGCCGTCGTCGAGCTTGCCGTCTTTCTCATAGAGCGCGCGCACCGCCGCGAGCCGGTCGCCGAAAGGCTGCGTCAGCCAATCGGCGGGGCCGTCGCCGATCTGGTTGCCCTCGTTGCTGTTGCTGCCCGCGAGATAGGGAATCTTCGCCATATGGCCGGCGGCGAAGGCGTCGACAATCTCCTCGGTGAGAACATGTCCGTCGAGGATCGGGCCGGATTCGTCGTCGCTCACGATCCGGTCGGCGCCGAGGGCGCGCAAGGTCGTCAGCGCATCGGGGCCGGTGGCGTTCAGCTTGGCGGCGAAGGCCTGCGCGCTGGCACGGGCTTCGGCCAGAGTGTCGGTCTTGAACAGGCCGCCCGATTCGCTGATCGCCTTGGCGAACAGGCCCCTGGCGAGCGGCGAGACCATCAGCGCATCGACGCTGGCGCCGCCGGCGGATTCGCCGAACACGGTGACGTTGGCGGGATCGCCGCCGAACGCCGCGATGTTGCGCTCGACCCATTGCAGCGCCGCGATCTGGTCGAGCAGGCCGAAATTCACCTCTTCGAGCCCCGGATAAGCGAAGAAGCCGAGACGGCCGAGGCGGTAGTTGATAGTCACCAGCACGACACCGTGCCGGGCGAGCGCCGCGCCGTCGAAGCGCGGCACCGACGCGGCGCCTTCGGTGAAGCCGCCGCCATGGATCCACAGCATGACGGGAAGCTTTGCGCCGCGCGGCTCGGGCGTCCACACGTTCAGGGTGAGGCAATCCTCGCTCTGCGGAAGATTGGCGCGGATCAGGAGAGCCTCGGTCGGATGTTGCGGGCAGGCGGGACCGAAGACGGTCGCATCGCGGGTGCTCGTCCAATGCGGCGCGGGCCGCGGCGCCCGCCAGCGCAGATCGCCGGTCGGCGGCGCGGCGTAGGGGACCGCCTTGTAGATGTCGATGCCGTTATCCGAGACGCCGGCGAGCGTGCCCTGGTCGATGGCGACCGTCGGCGCGGCGAGGGCGGGCGCCGCCGACAGCAGCATGACGAGGACGATCAGCGCGCGCATGTCGTGTCCTTCAACGCCGGCCCGGCTCCGCGCCGTCGTTCAAATCGTGATCTGCGTTCCCAATTCCACCACGCGGTTGGGCGGGAGCTGGAAGAAGCGGGCGGGGGACAAGGCGTTGGTCGCCAGCCAGGTGTAGAGCGCGATGCGCCAGCTCTTGAGGTCGGGATGCTCGCCGGCGACCAGCGTCTCGCGGCCGAGAAAGAAGGTGCAGGTGTCCGGCTCCAGCGGCAGGCCGTAGGCGCGGCAACGCTCCAGCGCCAAGGGCACGTTGGGAAATTCGAAGAAGCCGAAACGAATTTTCACCTCGAAGAATCCCTTGCCGAGCTTTTTCACCTCGACCCGGCGGCCCAGGGCGACGAAGGGTACATCGTCGAAGGTGATCGAACACAGGATCACGCGCTCGTGCAGCACGTGATAGTGCTTGAGGCTGTGCAGCATCGGGCCCGGCGTCACGTCGGTGCGGGCGGCAAGGAAGATCGCGGTGCCGGCGACGCGCTCGGCCGGCGCGCGGGCGAGGAAGAGGTCGATCGGCAGGGTGCCGTCGCGCTGGTGCTCCAGATGCACGCGGCGGCCGATGCGCCAGGTGTCGATCAGCACGAACACCGCCGCCGCCATGGCGAGCGGCAGCCAGCCGCCCTGAACGACTTTCAGCGTGTTGGCCGACAGGAAGGCGAGATCGACGAAGCCGAGGACGCCGAACACCGCGATCACCACCGGCAGGCGCCAGCGCCAGCGCCTGACCGCCACCACCGCGACCAGGAAGGTCGAGATCACCATGACGCCGGTCACCGCGATGCCATAGGCCGCGGCCAGCGCGTCGGAGGTCTTGAAGATCAGCACGATCAGCACGACGCCGACCGCCAGCATCGTGTTGATGCGCGGCACGTAGATCTGGCCCTGCTCGGTCGCCGAGGTATGGCGGATCTCCATGCGCGGCACCTGACCCAGTTGCACCGCCTGGCGGGTGATGGAGAAGACGCCGGAAATCACCGCCTGGCTGGCGATCACCGTGGCCATGGTGGCGAGGGCCACGACCGGGTAATGCGCCCAATGCGGCGCCAGGGCGTAGAAGGTGTTGGCGGTCGCGTGCGGATCGGAGAGCACGATCGCGCCCTGGCCGAAATAGTTGAGCAACAGCGCGGGAAACGCGAAATAGAGCCAGGCGGTGCGGATCGGCTGGCGCCCGAAATGGCCCATGTCGGCGTAGAGCGCCTCGCAGCCCGTGACCGCCAACACCACCGATCCGAGCGCGACGAAGGCGGTCCAAGGCTCGCGCGCGAACAGCGCATAGCCGTAATAGGGATTGACGCATTCGAGGATCACCGGATTGTGCGCGATGGCCGCCGCGCCCAGCGCCGCCATCACCACGAACCACACGACCATGACGGGGCCGAACATCTTGCCGATGCGCTCGGTGCCGAAACGCTGCAGCACGAAGAGGCCGATCAGGATGGCCAATGTCAGCGGCAGGATCAGCTGCTTCAGGCTGGCGCTTTCGACGCCGAGACCCTCGACGGCGGAAAGGACCGAGATCGCCGGCGTCAGCATGCCGTCGCCGTAGAACAGCGCGAGGCCGGCGAGCGAGACCAGCGCGATGGCGGTCTTGAGGCCGCGGCCCAGGCCCGTCGAGCGGTGTGCCAGCGCGGCCAGCGCCATCACGCCGCCCTCGCCATTGTTGTCGGCGCGCATGATGAAGACGACATATTTGACGGTCACCACGATCACCAGCGACCAGAAGATCATCGACAGGGCGCCGAGCACGGCGAAGGGCGCGGGCGAAAGGCCGCCGGCCGCGATCACCGACTGCTTCACCGCGTAGAGCGGGCTGGTGCCGATGTCGCCGAACACCACGCCCAGCGCGCCGAGCGTCAGGCCCGCCTCGCGCCGCCAACCCACCGGTGCAATCGCCGCCGCTGTCATCTCAGATCGTGACCTGGGTGCCGAGCTCGACCACGCGGTTGGGCGGCAGATGGTAGAACCGCGCCGGCGACAATGCGTTGGAGGCAAGCAGCATATAGAGCCAGGTGCGCCAGCGCCCGAGCACCGGATGCTCGGCGGGCACCAGCGTCTCATGGCCGATGAAG
Above is a window of Rhizomicrobium sp. DNA encoding:
- a CDS encoding carboxylesterase family protein, giving the protein MRALIVLVMLLSAAPALAAPTVAIDQGTLAGVSDNGIDIYKAVPYAAPPTGDLRWRAPRPAPHWTSTRDATVFGPACPQHPTEALLIRANLPQSEDCLTLNVWTPEPRGAKLPVMLWIHGGGFTEGAASVPRFDGAALARHGVVLVTINYRLGRLGFFAYPGLEEVNFGLLDQIAALQWVERNIAAFGGDPANVTVFGESAGGASVDALMVSPLARGLFAKAISESGGLFKTDTLAEARASAQAFAAKLNATGPDALTTLRALGADRIVSDDESGPILDGHVLTEEIVDAFAAGHMAKIPYLAGSNSNEGNQIGDGPADWLTQPFGDRLAAVRALYEKDGKLDDGEFHRQIFSDRFMAGPAALAAGAVSRAGAPAYVYRFAFLADLARRRGLTGVPHGGEMIFVFGFGPLAVFAPPQDTAISQTMQSYWTNFARTGDPNGAGLPPWPKFEGAAPPTLVIDDQPHAVPDFRKAQFEAVNPARTPAP
- a CDS encoding potassium transporter Kup, with protein sequence MTAAAIAPVGWRREAGLTLGALGVVFGDIGTSPLYAVKQSVIAAGGLSPAPFAVLGALSMIFWSLVIVVTVKYVVFIMRADNNGEGGVMALAALAHRSTGLGRGLKTAIALVSLAGLALFYGDGMLTPAISVLSAVEGLGVESASLKQLILPLTLAILIGLFVLQRFGTERIGKMFGPVMVVWFVVMAALGAAAIAHNPVILECVNPYYGYALFAREPWTAFVALGSVVLAVTGCEALYADMGHFGRQPIRTAWLYFAFPALLLNYFGQGAIVLSDPHATANTFYALAPHWAHYPVVALATMATVIASQAVISGVFSITRQAVQLGQVPRMEIRHTSATEQGQIYVPRINTMLAVGVVLIVLIFKTSDALAAAYGIAVTGVMVISTFLVAVVAVRRWRWRLPVVIAVFGVLGFVDLAFLSANTLKVVQGGWLPLAMAAAVFVLIDTWRIGRRVHLEHQRDGTLPIDLFLARAPAERVAGTAIFLAARTDVTPGPMLHSLKHYHVLHERVILCSITFDDVPFVALGRRVEVKKLGKGFFEVKIRFGFFEFPNVPLALERCRAYGLPLEPDTCTFFLGRETLVAGEHPDLKSWRIALYTWLATNALSPARFFQLPPNRVVELGTQITI